Proteins encoded in a region of the Variovorax sp. PAMC 28711 genome:
- a CDS encoding SpoVR family protein yields the protein MTLPSPSDWTFELIETYHAEIAATAKSFGLDVYPNQLEVISAEQMMDAYSSVGMPMLYRHWSYGKQFISTEKNYRRGHMGLAYEIVINSDPCIAYLMEENTMAMQALVIAHAAYGHNSFFKGNYLFRMWTDASSIIDYLVYARHYIAECEERHGVDVVEEMLDSCHALMNYGVDRYRRPQKRSLAQESAQRAEREQHLQQQVNDLWRTLPRRDGQAAEASATRRFPEEPQENLLYFIEKNAALLEPWQREVVRIVRKVAQYFYPQRQTQVMNEGWATFWHYTLLNTMYDRGRLADGFMMEWLSSHTGVIYQPPVGHRAYSGINPYALGFSMFTDLRRICEKPTEEDRRWFPDIAGNDWIKTLDYAMRNFKDESFVGQFLSPKVMRDFRLFAIRDHEKESELEVAAIHDDSGYRALRESLSRQYDISCREPDIQVWNVNTRGDRALTLRHTQRNNLPLHDGAEEVLKHVARLWGFDVQLESVDSQGRVSKRWKAAATRQS from the coding sequence ATGACGCTGCCAAGCCCATCGGACTGGACCTTCGAGCTCATCGAGACCTATCACGCCGAGATCGCGGCGACGGCCAAAAGCTTCGGGCTCGACGTGTACCCCAACCAGCTCGAAGTGATCAGCGCCGAGCAGATGATGGACGCGTATTCGAGCGTCGGCATGCCGATGCTCTATCGCCACTGGTCGTACGGCAAACAGTTCATCAGCACCGAGAAGAACTACCGCCGCGGCCACATGGGGCTGGCCTACGAGATCGTCATCAACTCCGACCCGTGCATCGCCTACCTCATGGAAGAAAACACCATGGCGATGCAGGCGCTGGTCATCGCGCATGCGGCTTACGGGCACAACAGTTTCTTCAAGGGCAACTACCTGTTCCGGATGTGGACCGACGCGTCGTCGATCATCGATTACCTTGTCTACGCGCGGCACTACATCGCCGAGTGCGAAGAGCGGCATGGCGTGGACGTCGTGGAAGAAATGCTCGACTCCTGCCACGCGCTGATGAACTACGGCGTGGACCGCTACCGACGCCCGCAGAAGCGCTCGCTAGCGCAGGAAAGCGCGCAGCGTGCCGAGCGCGAGCAGCATTTGCAGCAGCAGGTGAACGACCTCTGGCGCACCCTGCCCCGGCGCGACGGCCAGGCCGCCGAGGCGAGCGCCACGCGGCGCTTTCCGGAGGAGCCCCAGGAGAACCTGCTCTACTTCATCGAGAAGAACGCGGCGCTGCTCGAACCGTGGCAGCGCGAAGTGGTGCGCATCGTGCGCAAGGTCGCGCAGTACTTTTATCCGCAACGCCAGACGCAGGTCATGAACGAAGGCTGGGCCACCTTCTGGCACTACACGCTGCTCAACACCATGTACGACCGCGGCCGGCTGGCCGATGGTTTCATGATGGAGTGGCTGAGTTCGCACACCGGCGTGATCTACCAGCCGCCGGTGGGCCACCGCGCCTACAGCGGCATCAACCCGTATGCGCTGGGTTTTTCGATGTTCACCGACCTGCGCCGCATCTGCGAGAAACCGACCGAAGAAGACCGCCGCTGGTTCCCCGACATCGCCGGCAACGACTGGATCAAGACGCTCGACTACGCCATGCGCAACTTCAAGGACGAGAGCTTTGTCGGCCAGTTCCTGAGTCCGAAGGTGATGCGCGATTTCCGCCTCTTCGCCATCCGCGACCACGAGAAGGAATCGGAGCTGGAGGTCGCCGCCATCCACGACGACAGCGGCTACCGCGCCTTGCGCGAATCGCTGTCACGCCAGTACGACATCAGCTGCCGCGAACCCGACATCCAGGTCTGGAACGTGAACACGCGCGGCGACCGCGCGCTCACGCTGCGGCACACCCAGCGCAACAACCTGCCCTTGCACGATGGCGCCGAAGAGGTGCTCAAGCACGTCGCCCGCCTCTGGGGATTCGATGTGCAACTCGAGAGCGTCGACAGTCAGGGGCGGGTGAGCAAGCGCTGGAAGGCAGCGGCTACGCGGCAGAGCTAG